A region of Rhizobium grahamii DNA encodes the following proteins:
- the glpK gene encoding glycerol kinase GlpK, whose translation MGGYVLAIDQGTTSTRAIIFDEEMKIAGAGQKEFTQHYPRSGWVEHDPEEIWDSVVSTIRMAIREAKIKASDIAALGITNQRETVVVWERESGKPIHNAIVWQDRRTASYCDKLKKQELEKTFTKKTGLLLDPYFSGTKLSWMLANVKGARARAAKGELCFGTIDTFLIWRLTGGKSFATDATNASRTLMYNISENRWDDDLLDILRVPAAMLPEVKDCADDFGTTERDILGAEIPILGVAGDQHAATIGQACFEPGMMKSTYGTGCFALLNTGSDIVRSKNRLLTTIAYRLNGETTYALEGSIFIAGAAVQWLRDGLGIIDTASRTGELADAADPTQDVYLVPAFTGLGAPHWDANARGAIYGLTRNSGPKEFARAALEAVCYQSRDLLDAMHKDWKGGTDNTVLRVDGGMVASDWTMQRLADILDAPVDRPAILETTALGAAWLAGSKAGAWPDLAGFSKSWKRNRRFEPDMDEKTRAAKLKGWRSAVKRTLSDA comes from the coding sequence ATGGGCGGATACGTTCTGGCAATCGATCAGGGGACGACATCGACGCGGGCGATCATCTTCGATGAGGAGATGAAGATCGCCGGTGCGGGCCAGAAGGAGTTCACCCAGCACTATCCACGCTCGGGCTGGGTCGAGCACGATCCGGAAGAGATTTGGGACTCGGTGGTCTCCACGATCCGGATGGCGATCCGCGAGGCGAAGATCAAGGCGAGCGACATTGCCGCGCTCGGGATCACAAACCAGCGCGAGACGGTGGTCGTCTGGGAGCGGGAGAGCGGGAAGCCGATCCACAACGCCATCGTCTGGCAGGATCGCCGGACGGCGAGCTATTGCGACAAGCTGAAGAAGCAGGAACTCGAGAAGACGTTCACCAAGAAGACTGGCCTGCTTCTCGACCCGTACTTCTCGGGGACGAAACTGTCCTGGATGCTGGCGAACGTCAAAGGCGCCCGCGCCCGTGCCGCGAAAGGCGAGCTCTGCTTCGGCACCATCGACACGTTCCTGATCTGGCGGCTGACCGGCGGCAAATCGTTTGCCACCGATGCGACCAATGCTTCGCGCACGTTGATGTACAACATCTCGGAAAACCGGTGGGACGACGACCTTCTCGACATATTGCGGGTGCCGGCCGCGATGCTGCCTGAGGTCAAAGACTGCGCGGACGATTTCGGGACGACGGAGCGGGATATTCTCGGGGCCGAGATCCCGATCCTCGGCGTCGCCGGTGACCAGCATGCGGCGACCATCGGCCAAGCCTGCTTCGAACCGGGCATGATGAAATCCACCTACGGTACCGGCTGCTTTGCGCTGCTGAACACCGGCAGCGATATCGTGCGGTCGAAAAACCGTCTTCTGACCACCATCGCCTATCGCCTGAACGGCGAGACGACCTATGCGCTTGAGGGTTCGATCTTCATTGCCGGGGCGGCGGTACAGTGGCTTCGCGACGGGCTCGGCATTATCGATACGGCTTCGCGGACCGGCGAACTTGCCGATGCCGCCGATCCGACGCAGGACGTCTATCTGGTGCCTGCTTTCACCGGCCTCGGCGCTCCGCATTGGGACGCGAACGCGCGTGGCGCGATCTACGGGCTAACGCGCAACAGCGGCCCCAAGGAATTCGCCCGGGCCGCTCTCGAGGCGGTTTGCTATCAGTCGCGTGATCTCCTCGACGCCATGCACAAGGACTGGAAGGGCGGCACCGACAATACCGTGCTTCGCGTCGATGGCGGCATGGTCGCTTCCGATTGGACGATGCAGCGGCTTGCCGACATTCTGGACGCGCCCGTGGATCGGCCGGCTATCCTGGAGACGACGGCGCTCGGAGCGGCTTGGCTCGCCGGCAGCAAGGCCGGGGCCTGGCCGGATCTCGCAGGCTTTTCGAAGAGCTGGAAGCGCAACCGTCGTTTCGAACCCGATATGGATGAGAAGACCCGAGCCGCGAAGCTGAAAGGATGGCGAAGCGCCGTCAAGCGAACGCTTTCTGACGCCTGA